The following are from one region of the Phormidium sp. PBR-2020 genome:
- a CDS encoding DNA cytosine methyltransferase, whose translation MLTPDSSRRLGGVVQPPQVLNASHYGVPQHRERLFLLGYRQGETPPQYPTPLTHPAGKTRLKAHLSKLPSSPTVQEALQDLPKIEQYETLWKQDSVEAEFGIPSQYGAILRGLEVDLGDYSYPRPLKENWLSNSGRSHHRELSIERFRKTKPGEREPVSRFLRLHPQGVCNTLRAGTPSSRGAFTSPRPIHPQLPRCITVREAARLHSYPDWFRFHVTKWHGFRQIGNSVPPWLARAVAQSVRESLGSGVERPQIMSGLGDEGLLSLTMTEAAARYGVGRDAIAPRRRLVDSSPERAAGDRLD comes from the coding sequence GTGCTTACTCCCGACTCCTCTCGCCGCCTTGGAGGCGTAGTTCAACCACCCCAGGTGCTGAATGCGTCTCATTATGGGGTTCCGCAACATCGCGAGCGTCTCTTTTTGTTGGGCTATCGTCAGGGGGAAACGCCGCCCCAGTATCCCACTCCCTTGACTCATCCGGCGGGGAAAACCCGGCTTAAAGCCCATTTGTCGAAGCTTCCTTCGTCGCCAACGGTGCAGGAGGCGTTGCAAGACTTGCCCAAGATTGAGCAATATGAGACGTTATGGAAGCAAGACTCGGTTGAGGCGGAATTTGGGATTCCGAGCCAGTATGGGGCGATTTTGCGCGGCTTAGAGGTTGATTTGGGGGACTATAGCTATCCTCGTCCGCTGAAGGAGAATTGGCTGAGTAATAGTGGGCGATCGCATCATCGGGAATTGTCTATTGAGCGATTTCGCAAGACCAAACCGGGAGAGAGGGAGCCGGTGAGTCGCTTTTTGCGCCTACATCCCCAAGGGGTTTGTAATACGTTGCGAGCGGGAACCCCCAGCAGTCGGGGGGCGTTCACGTCACCTCGTCCCATTCACCCGCAGCTTCCCCGCTGCATTACGGTGCGGGAGGCGGCGCGATTGCACAGTTATCCTGACTGGTTCCGCTTCCATGTCACGAAATGGCACGGGTTTCGGCAAATTGGTAATTCGGTTCCGCCTTGGCTGGCTCGGGCGGTGGCTCAATCAGTGCGGGAGTCGTTGGGGTCTGGGGTTGAGCGTCCTCAGATTATGTCTGGGTTGGGGGATGAGGGGCTGTTGTCCCTGACGATGACGGAGGCGGCGGCGCGCTATGGGGTGGGGAGGGATGCGATCGCGCCCCGGCGGCGGCTGGTGGATTCGTCGCCGGAGAGGGCTGCGGGCGATCGGCTAGACTGA
- a CDS encoding DNA cytosine methyltransferase — MSLGFEQAGFDVIAAVELDPIHCAVHEYNFPDCLVICANMSEISGQDILERAGVEAVDVLFGGPPCQGFSLMGKRLLDDPRNALVSHFIRLVKEISPRYLVMENVKGMATGKQRQVLSEAIAALEAIGYGVVQPPQVLNAAHYGVPQHRERLFLLGYRQGETPPQYPTPLTHPAGKTRLKAHLSKLRSSPTVQEALQDLPKIEQYKTLWKQDSVEAEFGIPSQYGAILRGLEVDLGDYSYPRPLKENWLSNSGRSHHRELSIERFRKTKPGEREPVSRFLRLHPQGVCNTLRAGTPSSRGAFTSPRPIHPQLPRCITVREAARLHSYPDWFRFHVTKWHGFRQIGNSVPPWLARAVAQSVRESLGSGVERPQIMSGLGDEGLLSLTMTEAAARYGVGRDAIAPRRRLVDSSPERAAGDRLH; from the coding sequence ATGAGTCTGGGCTTTGAGCAAGCGGGGTTTGATGTCATCGCGGCGGTGGAACTGGACCCGATTCACTGTGCGGTGCATGAGTATAATTTCCCCGATTGTCTGGTCATCTGTGCCAATATGAGCGAGATTTCGGGCCAGGACATTTTAGAGCGGGCCGGGGTGGAGGCGGTGGATGTGCTGTTTGGCGGCCCTCCCTGTCAGGGCTTTTCCTTGATGGGAAAACGGCTGTTAGATGACCCCCGCAATGCTCTGGTGTCTCATTTTATTCGTCTGGTGAAGGAGATTAGCCCCCGCTATCTGGTGATGGAGAACGTCAAGGGGATGGCGACGGGGAAACAGCGTCAGGTTCTGTCTGAGGCGATCGCGGCCTTGGAGGCGATCGGCTATGGTGTGGTTCAACCGCCCCAGGTGCTGAATGCAGCTCATTATGGGGTTCCGCAACATCGCGAGCGTCTATTTTTGTTGGGCTATCGTCAGGGGGAAACGCCGCCCCAGTATCCCACTCCCTTGACGCATCCGGCGGGGAAAACCCGGCTTAAAGCCCATTTGTCGAAGCTTCGTTCGTCGCCAACGGTGCAGGAGGCGTTGCAAGACTTGCCCAAGATTGAGCAATATAAGACGTTATGGAAGCAAGACTCGGTTGAGGCGGAATTTGGGATTCCGAGCCAGTATGGGGCGATTTTGCGCGGCTTAGAGGTTGATTTGGGGGACTATAGCTATCCTCGGCCGCTGAAGGAGAATTGGCTGAGCAATAGTGGGCGATCGCATCATCGGGAATTGTCTATTGAGCGATTTCGCAAGACCAAACCGGGAGAGAGGGAGCCGGTGAGTCGCTTTTTGCGCCTACATCCCCAAGGGGTTTGTAATACGTTGCGAGCGGGAACCCCCAGCAGTCGGGGGGCGTTCACGTCACCTCGTCCCATTCACCCGCAGCTTCCCCGCTGCATTACGGTGCGGGAGGCGGCGCGATTGCACAGTTATCCTGACTGGTTCCGCTTCCATGTCACGAAATGGCACGGGTTTCGGCAAATTGGTAATTCGGTTCCGCCTTGGCTGGCTCGGGCGGTGGCTCAATCAGTGCGGGAGTCGTTGGGGTCTGGGGTTGAGCGTCCTCAGATTATGTCTGGGTTGGGGGATGAGGGGCTGTTGTCCCTGACGATGACGGAGGCGGCGGCGCGCTATGGGGTGGGGAGGGATGCGATCGCGCCCCGGCGGCGGCTGGTGGATTCGTCGCCGGAAAGGGCTGCGGGCGATCGGCTACACTAA
- the chlG gene encoding chlorophyll synthase ChlG, translating to MSNPQTPSPANNDAPKPEVKGSKARQLMGMKGAQSGETNVWKIRLQLMKPITWIPLIWGVVCGAASSGSYTWTLENVLMAAACMLLSGPLMTGYTQTINDYYDREIDAINEPYRPIPSGAISIPQVKAQVFILLIGGWILAYGLDVWAQNDYPTITTIAVVGAFLAYIYSAPPLKLKQNGWLGNYALGASYITLPWCAGHALFGELNLTIVFLTMFYSLAGLGIAIVNDFKSVEGDRQLGLKSLPVMFGVTTAAWICVLSIDIFQAGIAAYLMSIQQNAYAVLLILLIIPQITFQDMYFLRDPLENDVKYQASAQPFLVLGMLVTGLAIGHAGL from the coding sequence ATGTCTAACCCACAAACCCCATCCCCCGCTAATAATGACGCCCCCAAACCCGAGGTGAAAGGGTCTAAAGCGCGTCAACTCATGGGCATGAAGGGCGCTCAGTCCGGCGAAACCAACGTCTGGAAAATTCGCCTACAACTGATGAAGCCCATCACCTGGATTCCCCTGATTTGGGGAGTCGTCTGTGGGGCTGCCTCATCCGGATCGTACACCTGGACCCTAGAAAATGTTCTCATGGCTGCCGCCTGTATGCTGCTCTCAGGGCCCCTGATGACCGGATACACCCAAACCATCAACGACTACTACGATCGCGAAATCGACGCGATTAACGAACCCTATCGCCCCATCCCCTCCGGGGCCATCTCCATCCCCCAAGTCAAAGCCCAAGTCTTCATCCTACTCATTGGCGGCTGGATTCTCGCCTATGGCTTAGATGTCTGGGCGCAAAATGACTATCCCACCATTACCACCATTGCCGTCGTCGGAGCCTTCCTGGCCTATATCTACTCCGCCCCACCCCTGAAACTCAAACAAAACGGCTGGCTGGGCAACTACGCCCTGGGGGCCAGTTATATCACCCTGCCCTGGTGTGCCGGCCATGCCCTCTTTGGTGAACTCAACCTCACCATTGTCTTCCTGACCATGTTCTACAGCCTCGCCGGCCTGGGAATCGCCATTGTCAATGACTTTAAGAGCGTTGAGGGCGATCGCCAACTGGGGCTAAAATCTCTCCCCGTCATGTTCGGTGTCACCACCGCCGCTTGGATTTGCGTCCTCTCCATTGATATCTTCCAAGCCGGAATCGCCGCCTATCTGATGAGCATCCAACAAAACGCCTACGCGGTGCTGTTGATTCTGCTGATTATTCCCCAAATCACCTTCCAAGATATGTATTTCTTGCGAGATCCCCTGGAAAACGATGTCAAATACCAAGCCAGCGCCCAACCCTTCCTTGTGTTGGGAATGTTGGTCACCGGTTTAGCCATCGGTCATGCCGGACTTTAA
- a CDS encoding penicillin-binding protein 1A, with amino-acid sequence MHWDRPPSNPWLKLWSLFWSIFALGGLTLGGVAWARRELAAIDNSLPDPSELLTYARGGTITIKAADGSILQQIGDVTHEKLDLADTPTQLIQAFLAAEDHRFYEHDGVDYQAIARAAVTNWRARAWLEGGSTLTQQLARMVFLTQDLTLERKLREARLAQEIERTTSKEEILQKYLNLVYLGSGAYGVTDAAWVYFAKSPQELTLPEMALLAGLPAAPSDYSPEVSPKLAQQRRNTVLRRMAEVGYISETEADKAIAQPIALNLRLPKRLEVRLPYFTSYIQQELPNYVSDEEIENGGLTVETSLDPHLQELAQEVVRQGVARYGWQEGFTEGALVAIDPRNGEIRALVGGTGFEQSQFNRATQALRQPGSTFKGIIYATAIAAGLSPHDVYEDVPYSIAGYQPRNYGGGYAGKVTLQNALAQSINIVAVKLLADIGFEPTLEVAQKMGIESELGEVYPLALGAFEVTLLEMTRAYGTLANQGQHYPSRGIRRILAADGTVLFDAQDDIRPQQAIDPDSAAIMTSMLRQVVDSGTGRPAQLDRPVAGKTGTSDNSRDLWFIGYVPQLTVGVWLGNDNNAPTYGSSGTAARVWRLFMAEALQGMAIAEFPSLPDLAFRTITLKPQPEEPETSPTPEPRQSGDDWQLTWGDRPLAPPSRSASGNSQKQPDRETRDRALEYGTEEYFRRRYGLDPAPSEPVREWEATPSASESDPLLPPRKEIVIPEALEALEGEP; translated from the coding sequence ATGCACTGGGATCGCCCCCCATCCAACCCCTGGCTCAAACTCTGGAGCCTCTTTTGGTCAATCTTTGCCCTCGGGGGACTGACCTTGGGGGGGGTGGCCTGGGCCCGACGAGAACTGGCCGCCATCGATAACAGTCTCCCCGATCCCAGTGAACTCCTCACCTACGCTCGCGGCGGAACCATCACCATCAAAGCCGCTGATGGCAGTATCTTGCAGCAAATTGGCGATGTCACTCACGAAAAACTGGACCTCGCTGACACCCCCACCCAGTTAATTCAAGCCTTCCTCGCTGCTGAAGACCATCGTTTCTATGAGCATGACGGCGTGGACTATCAGGCCATCGCCCGGGCCGCTGTCACCAATTGGCGGGCCAGAGCCTGGCTCGAAGGAGGGAGTACCCTCACCCAACAGTTGGCCCGCATGGTGTTTCTCACCCAGGATCTCACCCTAGAGCGAAAACTGCGAGAAGCTCGTCTGGCCCAAGAAATCGAACGCACCACCAGCAAAGAGGAAATTCTTCAGAAATATCTCAATCTCGTCTATCTCGGGTCTGGGGCCTATGGTGTCACCGATGCGGCTTGGGTCTATTTCGCCAAATCTCCCCAGGAGCTAACTCTACCGGAAATGGCGCTCCTGGCCGGACTTCCCGCTGCTCCCAGTGACTATTCTCCCGAAGTTTCCCCTAAGTTAGCCCAGCAACGGCGTAATACGGTCTTGCGGCGCATGGCGGAGGTGGGCTACATCAGTGAAACGGAAGCGGACAAGGCCATCGCCCAACCTATTGCCCTGAATCTGCGACTTCCCAAACGCCTCGAAGTCCGACTTCCCTATTTCACCAGCTATATTCAGCAAGAACTGCCCAACTATGTCAGTGATGAGGAAATCGAGAACGGGGGGTTAACCGTCGAAACCAGTCTCGACCCTCACTTACAAGAACTTGCTCAAGAGGTTGTCCGCCAAGGGGTGGCCCGATATGGCTGGCAAGAGGGCTTTACGGAAGGGGCCTTAGTGGCCATCGACCCTCGCAATGGGGAAATTCGCGCTCTGGTGGGGGGAACTGGCTTTGAACAGAGTCAGTTTAATCGGGCGACTCAGGCTCTACGTCAACCCGGTTCTACCTTTAAGGGGATTATCTACGCCACGGCGATCGCCGCTGGACTCTCTCCCCATGATGTCTATGAGGATGTTCCCTATAGTATTGCCGGCTATCAACCGCGAAACTACGGCGGTGGCTATGCGGGGAAAGTGACTCTACAAAATGCCTTGGCTCAGTCGATTAACATTGTGGCGGTGAAACTGCTGGCGGATATCGGCTTTGAACCCACCCTGGAGGTGGCCCAAAAGATGGGGATTGAGTCGGAGTTGGGAGAAGTCTATCCCTTGGCCTTGGGAGCTTTTGAAGTGACCTTATTAGAGATGACCCGGGCCTATGGAACCTTGGCTAATCAGGGGCAACATTACCCCAGCCGAGGCATTCGCCGCATCCTAGCCGCCGATGGAACGGTTCTCTTTGATGCTCAAGATGACATTCGCCCCCAACAGGCCATTGACCCCGATAGTGCGGCGATTATGACCTCTATGTTGCGCCAAGTGGTGGACTCGGGAACGGGTCGCCCGGCTCAACTCGATCGCCCGGTAGCCGGTAAAACCGGAACCTCAGATAATTCCCGCGATCTCTGGTTTATTGGCTATGTTCCCCAATTAACCGTAGGGGTTTGGCTGGGGAACGACAATAATGCCCCCACCTATGGCAGTAGTGGGACAGCGGCCCGAGTCTGGCGGCTGTTCATGGCCGAAGCCTTACAGGGGATGGCGATCGCCGAGTTCCCCAGTTTGCCCGATTTAGCCTTCCGTACCATTACCCTCAAACCCCAACCGGAGGAACCCGAAACGTCCCCCACTCCCGAACCTCGCCAGTCGGGAGACGATTGGCAACTCACCTGGGGCGATCGCCCCTTAGCACCCCCGAGCCGATCAGCCTCTGGAAACTCACAGAAGCAACCCGACCGCGAAACCCGCGATCGCGCCCTAGAATATGGAACGGAGGAATACTTCCGCCGCCGTTACGGACTCGACCCAGCCCCGTCTGAACCGGTCCGTGAATGGGAGGCCACCCCCTCCGCCTCTGAGTCTGACCCCCTTCTCCCCCCCCGAAAGGAGATCGTCATTCCTGAGGCCTTAGAAGCCCTTGAGGGTGAACCGTGA
- a CDS encoding biotin transporter BioY, with product MNKPLEALWAVIGLFLTILGTMVEASLANPLASWGDRASSTISLGVTYQVGAVLLVGCLGGKNAGALSQIAYLCLGLSPWFPVFTQGGGLSYLAHPSFGYLLGFIPGAWLCGWLAFHRRRRLELLALSCLLGLLTVHLVGLLYLLLSQWASGEFGRLVLQYSWQPLPGQLAIACAAAVLAYVLRLLLFY from the coding sequence TTGAATAAACCCCTTGAGGCACTCTGGGCCGTGATTGGCTTATTTCTCACCATCCTCGGTACGATGGTGGAAGCTTCCCTTGCCAATCCCCTGGCCAGTTGGGGCGATCGCGCTAGTTCTACCATTTCCCTCGGAGTTACCTACCAAGTGGGAGCGGTGTTACTGGTGGGGTGTCTCGGGGGCAAAAATGCTGGGGCCTTGTCGCAAATTGCCTATCTCTGTTTAGGCTTAAGCCCCTGGTTTCCCGTCTTTACTCAAGGAGGAGGGTTGAGCTATCTGGCCCATCCCTCCTTTGGCTATCTCCTCGGCTTTATTCCGGGGGCTTGGCTTTGCGGTTGGTTGGCGTTTCACCGACGTCGCCGTTTGGAACTGTTGGCCCTAAGCTGTCTATTAGGCTTGCTGACCGTGCATCTGGTGGGATTGCTCTATTTACTACTAAGTCAATGGGCTTCGGGGGAATTCGGACGCTTGGTTTTACAGTATTCTTGGCAACCGCTACCGGGCCAGTTGGCGATCGCCTGTGCGGCAGCGGTTCTCGCTTATGTCCTGCGGCTGTTACTCTTTTATTAA
- a CDS encoding YebC/PmpR family DNA-binding transcriptional regulator: MAGHSKWANIKRHKARVDAAKSKVFTQISREIIVAARQGLPDPEANFQLRNAVAKAKAAGIPNDNIDRAIAKGAGNLGGEDDYEAIRYEGYGPGGVAVLIEALTDNRNRTAADIRVAFSKNGGNLGETGCVSWMFAHKGVISLGGEIEEDHLLEASLDAGAESYELLDLEEDTPAAFVYTALEDLEQVSNHLEAAGFEVQQAELRWLPGNSLEVTDEEQGRSLLKMMDALEDLDDVQSVTSNFEMSDELMDRLSLVNH; this comes from the coding sequence ATGGCTGGACATAGTAAGTGGGCTAATATCAAACGCCATAAAGCCCGCGTTGATGCGGCTAAAAGTAAGGTCTTTACGCAGATTTCTCGTGAGATTATTGTGGCCGCTCGTCAGGGTCTCCCTGATCCTGAAGCGAATTTCCAGTTGCGCAACGCTGTGGCCAAAGCGAAGGCGGCGGGGATTCCCAATGATAATATCGATCGCGCGATCGCCAAGGGAGCGGGCAATCTCGGCGGGGAGGATGACTATGAGGCCATTCGCTATGAGGGCTATGGCCCCGGTGGTGTCGCCGTCTTAATCGAAGCCCTCACCGATAACCGCAACCGCACGGCGGCGGATATTCGCGTCGCGTTTAGCAAAAATGGCGGTAATCTCGGGGAAACGGGCTGTGTCAGTTGGATGTTTGCCCATAAGGGGGTGATTAGCCTCGGCGGGGAGATTGAGGAAGACCACCTGTTAGAAGCCTCATTAGATGCGGGAGCCGAGAGTTATGAACTTCTAGACTTAGAGGAGGATACCCCGGCGGCGTTCGTCTACACGGCCCTTGAGGATCTCGAACAAGTGAGTAATCATCTCGAAGCCGCTGGGTTTGAGGTTCAGCAAGCGGAGTTACGCTGGCTTCCGGGGAACAGTTTGGAGGTGACCGATGAGGAGCAGGGGCGATCGCTGCTTAAAATGATGGATGCTCTCGAAGATCTCGATGATGTGCAAAGTGTCACCTCAAATTTTGAGATGTCCGATGAACTGATGGACCGCCTCAGCCTCGTCAATCACTAA
- the hisF gene encoding imidazole glycerol phosphate synthase subunit HisF, giving the protein MVLAKRILPCLDVKAGRVVKGVNFVDLQDAGDPVELAQAYNEAGADELVFLDITATHEERDIILDVVYRTAEQVFIPLTVGGGIQSLEGIKKLLRAGADKVSINSSAVRDPELINRASDRFGNQCIVVAIDARRREDPSNPGWDVYVRGGRENTGLDAIAWAEEVTQRGAGELLVTSMDADGTQAGYDLELTRTIADLVEIPVIASGGAGNCQHIYEAFSEGKAEAALLASLLHYGQLSVAEIKKYLESHQVPVRQLSHP; this is encoded by the coding sequence ATGGTCTTAGCAAAACGGATTCTCCCCTGTCTAGATGTCAAAGCAGGGCGAGTCGTCAAGGGTGTGAATTTTGTCGATTTACAAGATGCGGGAGATCCGGTGGAGTTGGCCCAGGCCTACAATGAGGCGGGGGCTGATGAGTTAGTCTTTCTCGATATTACCGCCACTCATGAGGAACGGGATATTATTCTTGATGTGGTCTATCGCACCGCTGAACAGGTGTTTATTCCCCTCACCGTGGGCGGTGGGATTCAATCCTTAGAGGGAATTAAAAAATTGTTAAGAGCCGGGGCCGATAAGGTGAGTATCAACTCATCGGCCGTTCGGGACCCGGAGTTGATTAACCGCGCTAGCGATCGCTTTGGTAATCAATGTATTGTGGTGGCGATCGATGCCCGTCGCCGTGAGGACCCGAGCAATCCGGGTTGGGATGTGTATGTGCGCGGGGGACGGGAAAATACGGGTCTCGATGCGATCGCCTGGGCCGAAGAGGTCACCCAACGGGGGGCCGGCGAACTCCTCGTTACCAGTATGGATGCCGATGGCACTCAGGCCGGCTATGACCTGGAATTAACCCGAACCATCGCCGATCTCGTGGAAATTCCCGTCATTGCTTCCGGGGGCGCAGGAAATTGCCAACATATCTACGAGGCCTTCTCTGAAGGCAAGGCAGAAGCCGCTCTCCTCGCCTCTCTACTGCATTACGGCCAGTTAAGTGTGGCTGAGATTAAGAAATATTTAGAGTCTCACCAAGTGCCAGTACGGCAATTAAGTCATCCCTAA